TCAGCGCCATGCACACCAAGGCCTTCAGCTCCGAGTCTGCGCTGCGCTTAAACGGGTCGTGCTCTGTCAGCACCACGTGGATGGCTGTCAGCAGGCTCTGCTTGGGCGTCACCACAGTGCCTCCCATGACAGGCAGGGCGAAGGACTGTGAGAGCTTCCGGGCGGGGGATTCCACGTAAGCACGGCCGTTCTTAGCGTGGTAGTACTTTACAAAGAGCTCCCAGGGGTGCATGGCCTCGGGGGCCGAGGAGAAGGCCGGCAGCAGACAGGCGATGGGGGCCATGACGAGGCTCATCCCCGGTGAAGAGGCGTACAGTCCATGGGCCAGCAGGTCCCTCACGGCCACAGTCAGCTCCTTCCGCACAGCCACGGTCAGCTCATCCTTGCCTCCCAGAGAGAGGTCCTGGAGGCTGGCGGAGCTGCTGAAATGGTCGTGTGCCTGGTGCCTCAAGGCCAGCTGCTTCACCCTGTCTACTGACACctccagcctcttcaataagggaGAGTAGTCCCTGTCAGCCTGGTCCCTCTGCCACAGGGTCCGCGGGATCTGGCCCGTGGCGCAACCGAACTGGCTAACGGCGAAGATCTGGAGCACCGCCAGCACTCGCCGCATCAGGTGCAGCCCTGTCTCGCGAACGCTCTTCATGTCTTCTGCCTTCGCTGCGTAGAAAACACAACGACTCATcagtgagaggccacagtggtCAGAGGGACAGTCAGCAAGTCACCAGCTGAGATCCAGTCTTGCTTCTGAGCCACAGCATGGGTCCCACGTGAAGCCAAGAGCCACCTAGGATGTCGCTGGGCTTACTTTTTTTGGTTAGTGATAACTATTTTGAGATATGATTCACATAACACTCAACTTACCCATTAAAAGTGTGTAATTCAGTggctttagtatattcacagagttgggcaaccatcatcccccaaagaaaccgTGTACCGTTGGCATTTCCCACTCCCTACTTCTCCCCGATCCCCCAGCCTAGGCAAcccctaatctactttctgtctctatagatttgcgcATTCTGGAAGCTGTACTTACTTTTGCTGTTTCCCGGAGGTGGTCTGCTGCTGCCAGTTCTGCAGAAGCCCTTTCCTGTCTTCCCACTGGCCTTGCACTCACAGTGTCCACTACCTGTCTGTAATGGGCTTCCTACTTCATCTGCAATCAGAGGTTACAAAGAGGAGACATTTATTTAGCCTCTTTTGGGCAGGTTTTTAAAGGCGAAATACTATTTACTAGTGCCCACCACGTGACAAGACTTTTACAAATAGTATTTCATCGTGtggaacagtgactggcacatactAGCTGGCTCAATAAATAACTGCTGAGTGAAGGAAGCATGACTCTTCATTTTATGGAGGAGGAGAGCGGGACTGAAGAGGTCAGGAACCTGCCTAACCTCATTAGTCTACGGAGGACATGAAGCCAGTAAGGGGCAGGGCTGAGATTTTAACTCTCTGGTTTTAAAATCCATGTCCTTTCTACTCCACCATGCTGGCTCCCTTACCGAGTGCTCAAACCTCTTACATATACATCAAGGACTGGCACCTTTAGGTGTTAGTACTCAGAATACATATAATTATGATGACATCCAGCCACCCTTCTCTTTCCATCCCTCCTCTGACCTTGGATGAAGCTGATGAACATCTCGAGGTCTCGGATCTGAGTTTTCAGCTGCTCAACCAGCTGTTCTTTCACTCGGGCTGGGTTGACGATCTGAGCTACAGCTACATCCACACGCTGCCGAAGCTCTTCAGTGGACAGTGAACTGAGGTCCTCGTTCAGATTCATGTCCAGTTTCTTTATTAACTCATCGATGATCACCTATCAAGACTACAAGCCATGAGCACACCCTTTGGAATTTTCAGGGAGAGGGTTCGGAAGAAGGAGAATCTTTAGTATGTGCCTCCCTTCTACCcttaaatggaaatcaaatttgTGAGAAAAATGGTTGTGAGAAAAATGGTGCAACTGCTGATCAAGGTGAGGGCACAGGCCTTTTACTTCTCTTATAGAAACAAGGACCCCTGGTTCCTCTCTGACAGAAATGGCTCCTCTCACTGCAAATTTTCTACCAGGCCAGGTAAATTTCACTCAAGAGAACAACAGTGTAAATGATCCAAGGTGGCTGATGATCCCAAAAGCCCCATAGTTAGCTTCCCCCATGGCCTCCAAGAGAATAAATACTGATTTCCCTTAGTTCCTAGTCCTTCTCATCCCTTCTTGCCTTACTACTCTAGGCAACTAAAGGAAAAGCTCTATGAAACATCCAGGCGTGTTACAACCAAAATATCCTAGTGACAACATGAGGAACAATTTGAAAACCAGATAATGTATAACTCCAGCCCTGCCAGAAAAACAGCCACATCACAGCTCCAGAGAGACAAACATGTAACGGAGACTGTGTTTTGACTAACAGATTTACCTGTCTGCCCAGGTGTTGCTTTAATAAATACAGCATTAAAGTCAGGATTCCTGGAATATCTATTGACTGGTGCTGGGGGAGAAAACTAGTTTACATCGTATGAAGTGCCCAAGTAGAACGGTTTCAATGatcaaatgaaagaaattattgctgttattattatttattactactattattaataataatagccaccaaaaaagcaaaaaagagctCAATCATCACATTAGAAAACTTTGGCATATGTGTTTCCACATGTGAATAAAGACTGGTCCCAGGTAGCAGCAAAATTTCCCTTTGATATGGACCAGCAGTGAGGCTGAGGGTGAGCAAGCTGGACAAGGCTGTCCTGTGAACGCTGGAAGGGACAAGGTAACCCGAGGCAGTGGAGGAGGCGCCTCTGGATCTGCTCACCCGCTGCCTTTCCAAGACCACGGACTGTGGCAGGGAGTCGTAACTGCCTTCCTGATAGGCAAACGTCTCCAGGTCATCGAGCTGCGTTTTGAGCTGCAGTATCAGTTCCTTCTGCTTCTCCCTTTGGGTTTCCAGATGTTCCCGTTTCTCCTGCTCACTCTAAGATGGGAAAAGATTTGGGTTGatttcacaggaaaagaaaaagtcagggCACATTATGAATTCTCTTAAGCCAATAATGactagtaaaatataaaatgtttccaaGTAACCCGAATGAAATACAGAATTCATGGGACAcgttaaaaaatgagaataattattTCATCAGGGCAATTTATTAAATGCGTGTTTTCTTTAAGAAAGTGTTTGTCCTTCATTGGAAATAGGATATAAGTACAATGGAGCCTTTCA
The genomic region above belongs to Phocoena phocoena chromosome 19, mPhoPho1.1, whole genome shotgun sequence and contains:
- the RUNDC1 gene encoding RUN domain-containing protein 1 isoform X1, with the protein product MAALEAAAEPVTGVAAVGPKAKDEEEEEEESLPPCEAVRWAPVGAVAEAGPGTAAFSGEAAVEEPGAAPGSPPDSPGRTLRRLRAERRRLDSALLALSSHFAQVQFRLRQVVRGAPAEQQRLLSELEDFAFRGCPHVLGYGSPEDPANDDGDGMPGDRPRLRGEDQSEQEKREHLETQREKQKELILQLKTQLDDLETFAYQEGSYDSLPQSVVLERQRVIIDELIKKLDMNLNEDLSSLSTEELRQRVDVAVAQIVNPARVKEQLVEQLKTQIRDLEMFISFIQDEVGSPLQTGSGHCECKASGKTGKGFCRTGSSRPPPGNSKTAKAEDMKSVRETGLHLMRRVLAVLQIFAVSQFGCATGQIPRTLWQRDQADRDYSPLLKRLEVSVDRVKQLALRHQAHDHFSSSASLQDLSLGGKDELTVAVRKELTVAVRDLLAHGLYASSPGMSLVMAPIACLLPAFSSAPEAMHPWELFVKYYHAKNGRAYVESPARKLSQSFALPVMGGTVVTPKQSLLTAIHVVLTEHDPFKRSADSELKALVCMALNEQRLVSWVNLICKSGSLIEPHYQPWSYMAHTGFESALNLLSRLSSLKFSLPVDLAVRQLKNIKDAF
- the RUNDC1 gene encoding RUN domain-containing protein 1 isoform X2, yielding MAALEAAAEPVTGVAAVGPKAKDEEEEEEESLPPCEAVRWAPVGAVAEAGPGTAAFSGEAAVEEPGAAPGSPPDSPGRTLRRLRAERRRLDSALLALSSHFAQVQFRLRQVVRGAPAEQQRLLSELEDFAFRGCPHVLGYGSPEDPANDDGDGMPGDRPRLRGEDQSEQEKREHLETQREKQKELILQLKTQLDDLETFAYQEGSYDSLPQSVVLERQRVIIDELIKKLDMNLNEDLSSLSTEELRQRVDVAVAQIVNPARVKEQLVEQLKTQIRDLEMFISFIQDEVGSPLQTGSGHCECKASGKTGKGFCRTGSSRPPPGNSKTKAEDMKSVRETGLHLMRRVLAVLQIFAVSQFGCATGQIPRTLWQRDQADRDYSPLLKRLEVSVDRVKQLALRHQAHDHFSSSASLQDLSLGGKDELTVAVRKELTVAVRDLLAHGLYASSPGMSLVMAPIACLLPAFSSAPEAMHPWELFVKYYHAKNGRAYVESPARKLSQSFALPVMGGTVVTPKQSLLTAIHVVLTEHDPFKRSADSELKALVCMALNEQRLVSWVNLICKSGSLIEPHYQPWSYMAHTGFESALNLLSRLSSLKFSLPVDLAVRQLKNIKDAF